In Candidatus Jettenia caeni, the DNA window GCCAAAAACAAAGGGATGTTTGCCAGTAAGCGACTCGTATATCAAAACCCCAATAGAAAAAAGGTCTGCCCTTATATCTATTTCTTTTTTCATGTTTCGAAATTGTTCTGGCGCTGCATAACCTGCAGTATGTGGGCCAAAATGAACATTAGTAGCGGTAATAGACATCCTTGATAAGTGCCTCGCAATACCAAAGTCTAAAAGCCAAAAAGAGCCGTCATTTCCCATAATGATATTTTCTGGTTTTATATCCCTATGCACAATTTGCTGCTTCTCTAATTCAACAGAGGTTTCCAACAAACTTTTTAGAAGTTTAAGACATGTATCAAGCGAAAGTTTTTTATGGTCATTTAGGAAGTTACGGAGAGTTGAGCCTGATATATATTGTTCCAAAAGATAAGTAGTTTGCATATCTTCCCATAGAAAAGGTCCCCATTCGTACAACTTTGGAACATTGGGGAAGTTATACTTGGTTAATGCTTCTATTTCCCTTTTCGTTCTTTCATCCGCAGACGGATCGAGTATGATTTTTAATGCAACAACTCCACATTTTTTGTGTATTCCTTTATAAACAACCTTTTGACCACCTTGCGTAATAATTTCTATATCTCTCAAATCAGGAAACTTTTCTTTGACATTATCCAAATCCGGTAATTTCATGGTTAATCGATTAAAGAGTTTATAAATGTAAATAACGGCCTGTCCACTCATTGAAAAGCCATGAAGCATAACAGGATGGAAGCATTCCCCGCATAGAATGGCTCACTTTGCTTATACCATTTAAATTGCTTGTATATATCCCAACCCCTAGTTTTTGTGACGTGTTTATAGTGTCTTTATTAGGCATAACGGTTGGCAACAGTATATACGATTCTGATGCATACCACTTATTTATTTGAGCTTGTTCGAATGCGGATTTCAGATTACTAATCTTAGCTTCAATTGCAACTATTTCTTTAATAGCAAAATTATTTCTAAGGCTAAATGGTTTCCACTGTTTCGATTTTCTATGTATCAACTTACTATCTAACAATCTCTCCAGAGATTTTAGTAAATTATCACTGTCTATTCCCAGTTTGTTTTCCATTGAAGATGAATCTGATCCATTAACAAGATGTAAGTAGTTTAGTACCTTTATATCAATAGGTAAAATTGAAGATCTGACGTCATTCCATTTTTCAAATATGCGAGGTAGATATTCAACGAAAACAATATCAGGAAAACCTGTATCTAGTTGAGGCTCATAAAAAACCGCCAACTTAGTACTTTTGTTTTTAAAAGAATTCGTTATATGATCTACAAAGTTTCTGACTAATGTTTGTTCAGGCCCTTTTCTTGAATTTCTTGCAAGTAAGCCTATCTCTAAATTGCTTGTATTAAATTCAATAAAGTCTTTCATCAATCTACTCCCATCCTTGTTACCGCCTGGTCATACCACATGAGCAATTTCTGGTCTTCCTGAAGTACATTTTCCGGGATTTTTTTTGATACAGAAATGATGGTTTGATAATCGCGCTCTTGCCATGCCCTTTTAAATCCTGCCCTAACGGCTTCAAGACGAAAACTTTTAAACTTTCGGCCTGTAAAGGTTTTATATTCCTCAAATTCTTTCAACAAGGCTTTTTCGCGTAGTTTTTCGAGGTCTTGTGCCTTGTTTGGATCGGGGACATACCATCGATCATTTGCCTTATCACGCAATGATGGACCATCCTTGGGAAGATTCCGCAACTCCTTATAATTTGTGGATAAATAGCTGTGTATCTGGCTCGGTACGTCACCCTTGCCATCATAGCAGATAAAATTCTGTTCCAGCAATTCCATAAGTTCTAACGGTTTTTCATATTTCTGCCAGCCACCAATTTCTTTAAGGAATTGTGGATGAATCTCCTGGAAGGTCTGTGGTTTTTTAGTGAGTAGTTGCTTGAGCCATTGGATAGCAGAGGCCTCATCAGTAACGAATAACTGAAGCTGGAGCATTTCTTTTACGGTCATACGCTTTTTATCATACTCCGATATCTGTTCAGACAGGAAGTACATATCATCACGGGATGGGAATCGCTGTTCTAGCCCAGCGTAAAACTCCGCAGCAGAGATAGGTACGATAATCCCTCGCTGGACATGGAAGGCAACCATGCGATCAAAGAGCAGGTAGTTTAGGCGTTCGGCTATTATTTCTGCCATTCCATCCTTTGGTTTGACAAAGATAGGAAGTTGCCTGAGATGCGTCCTTACAAAATCCCAGACGCCATCCTCGGTACCAGCCTTTAATTTAAATCGTTCTTCAAGACCTCCATTCGGTTTGTAAGCTGAAATAATAAGATCCTGCTTTACAGCAGAAGCTGTAGTCATCTGCTTCATCGTCATCTGTTTCTTGTCAAGCGTTCGGACATCAGCTACTACAAAACCAGCCTGTTGTAACGCCTCTTGAATAGCATTCCATACACTATTTTTCTTATTGTGAAATTCAACTGTCATCCATCTACCCGCCTTCAAGATACGATAATATTCATTAAAGCATCGAGTCATTAATTCTTGATATTCTTGTAACCTCTTCTTTTGTAGTTTGCTCTCAATTGCCTCATGTTTGTTATTTGTAAATACTTTGAGCCAAGCTTCCCAAATAAAGTTAAGTTCAGAGTACATTAAATTCCCACCGAAAGGTGGATCAGTAAAAATATAATCAATAGAGGATTCATGAACGCCGTTACCCGTGGAGGATTTAGTCTCTATAATAAAGCTAGGTTTGACTGAAGGTAAAAAGAAAACATTTTTTAACCTTTTTATTTTTCCAGTCAATGAGTAAACTGGACTTACCTCAGCAATAAAAGGTGCAATATAAAGTGTTCCCTTAAGATATCTATTTACTTGTGAAAATGAAGCTGCCAGATATCGGTTAAGCTTTGTAAATCCTACCCCTACAGACTGAAGCCAATATTTGAGAGTGTTTTGTAAAGATACATGACCTTC includes these proteins:
- a CDS encoding DNA methylase; this encodes MEKLLIDDKTTKQTGPVECLGLTFPNDEERRKYFTEKLREHLQNPEFRKIEGFPIGTDEDILKLSDPPYYTACPNPFINDFIRHYGKPYNPKTDNYRREPFAADVSEGKNDPIYNAHSYHTKVPHKAIMRYILHYTEPGDIVFDGFCGTGMTGVAAQLCGDKRVVESLGYKVLDDGTILDEEGKPLSKLGSRRAVLNDLSPAATFIAYNYNTPVDAQEFEREAKQVLKKMEQDCGWMYETMHTDGKTKGKINYVVWSELLRCHQCNEENTYWELAVDPVTRYKKNITENILCKRCGSLDSYTKWERVFETYMDILLGHSLKRSKLVPVLINYSFGGKKLEKIPDAFDFLLLEKINQFPMPPNMPILPLPEGQNTKQPLVSSGVSHVHHFYIQRSLFAYSLAERCIAEGHVSLQNTLKYWLQSVGVGFTKLNRYLAASFSQVNRYLKGTLYIAPFIAEVSPVYSLTGKIKRLKNVFFLPSVKPSFIIETKSSTGNGVHESSIDYIFTDPPFGGNLMYSELNFIWEAWLKVFTNNKHEAIESKLQKKRLQEYQELMTRCFNEYYRILKAGRWMTVEFHNKKNSVWNAIQEALQQAGFVVADVRTLDKKQMTMKQMTTASAVKQDLIISAYKPNGGLEERFKLKAGTEDGVWDFVRTHLRQLPIFVKPKDGMAEIIAERLNYLLFDRMVAFHVQRGIIVPISAAEFYAGLEQRFPSRDDMYFLSEQISEYDKKRMTVKEMLQLQLFVTDEASAIQWLKQLLTKKPQTFQEIHPQFLKEIGGWQKYEKPLELMELLEQNFICYDGKGDVPSQIHSYLSTNYKELRNLPKDGPSLRDKANDRWYVPDPNKAQDLEKLREKALLKEFEEYKTFTGRKFKSFRLEAVRAGFKRAWQERDYQTIISVSKKIPENVLQEDQKLLMWYDQAVTRMGVD